The following proteins come from a genomic window of Neptunomonas concharum:
- the aroC gene encoding chorismate synthase, translating to MSGNSYGKLFSISTFGESHGPALGCVIDGCPPGIELSEADLQEDLDRRKPGTSRHTTQRREDDIVQILSGVFEGKTTGTSIGLLIQNTDQRSKDYSNIADTFRPAHADYVYTHKYGFRDYRGGGRSSARETAMRVAAGGIAKKFLASKGVTIRGYLSQLGPLKIDDSKFDWDQVNQNPFFSPDADIVPEMERYMDALRKEGDSIGAKITVVAEGVPVGLGEPIFDRLDAELAHALMSINAVKGIEIGDGFAVVEQKGTQHRDEMTPEGFCSNHAGGILGGISTGQAITASIALKPTSSLRLPGRSINAKGEAIEVITQGRHDPCVGIRATPIAEAMMAIVLMDHYLRHRAQNADVVCDTPVLKG from the coding sequence ATGTCAGGAAACAGCTACGGTAAACTCTTCAGCATCAGCACCTTTGGCGAAAGCCACGGCCCTGCACTGGGATGTGTTATTGATGGCTGCCCACCGGGAATCGAACTAAGTGAAGCAGACCTACAAGAAGACCTGGATCGTCGTAAACCGGGAACCTCCCGCCACACCACACAACGGCGCGAAGATGACATCGTACAGATTCTCTCAGGAGTGTTCGAAGGTAAAACAACAGGCACCTCTATTGGCCTGCTGATCCAAAATACCGACCAGCGCTCCAAAGACTATTCCAATATAGCAGACACCTTTCGTCCAGCTCATGCAGATTACGTCTACACCCATAAATACGGTTTTCGAGATTACCGCGGCGGTGGGCGCTCATCTGCCCGTGAAACAGCCATGCGCGTTGCCGCAGGCGGAATTGCAAAGAAATTTCTAGCCAGCAAAGGGGTTACCATCCGCGGCTACCTATCGCAGCTGGGGCCATTAAAGATCGACGACAGCAAATTCGACTGGGATCAGGTTAACCAAAACCCATTCTTCTCGCCGGATGCCGATATCGTCCCAGAAATGGAACGTTATATGGATGCCCTACGTAAAGAAGGGGATTCTATCGGCGCAAAAATCACCGTCGTTGCAGAAGGCGTGCCCGTTGGCTTAGGCGAACCGATCTTCGACCGTCTCGACGCAGAACTCGCCCATGCATTAATGAGCATTAATGCAGTAAAAGGGATCGAAATTGGTGACGGATTCGCCGTGGTAGAACAAAAAGGAACACAGCACCGTGATGAAATGACCCCCGAAGGTTTTTGCTCAAACCATGCGGGTGGCATCCTCGGTGGTATCTCGACCGGCCAAGCGATCACCGCCAGCATCGCACTTAAACCGACATCCAGCTTACGTTTACCCGGCCGTAGTATCAACGCCAAAGGTGAAGCGATTGAAGTGATCACTCAAGGTCGCCACGACCCTTGTGTTGGCATCCGTGCCACACCCATCGCCGAAGCGATGATGGCGATTGTGCTGATGGATCACTACCTACGCCACCGTGCGCAAAATGCTGATGTGG